The DNA region TCATCTCCTGCATGAACAAAGCATCGACAGGCAGCAGCAGATTTACTTAGGAGGCTTGGTGCACCTGAAAACTGACGAAATAGAtgcaaagtgttttgttttttaaccagTGGCAGCTCCTCTTGCGGTACACCGTGACGCACGCTGACACATCTTTAAATGAAATGGCTCTCTGCTGTGAGCTCTGCAGTACACAGCACTGTGCCTTAGGAAATGCATCAGTGTTTTAATGGAGTGCAATGGGACGGTTTTGTGgaagaaacatgcacacaaatgaCACTGAACTGAGATACAGCTTCACCAGCATTGGTGACTACAACAGACGTGCCAGTCTGAACCTTAACAGTCATTATCAGAACGTTAGTGAACTCAGGAACCTGTGATATCAAAAGTCTGTGCTCCTGTGcatgaaaaatacatgcaaGGGCAAAGGATTCCCTACAGCTTTTTTCTGAAAGACTGCATGTGCACTGTACCTGGTGACTTTGTATGTgcagtgagatttttttttctttttaattattcattcaCAGCCTATGGTGAGAGACGTCCAAAGGACCCCTCCAGAGCTGTAATGAAACCGTTGAGCTAGAAGCACACCTGAGTCGTTCAAACTCCACATCGTCCACCAGGAAATCTCTGGTCTCGACCAGCTTGTGGATCTGCTGCAGTAGTTCTTCCTCCTTCTGCCGGTCCTCATTGGACTTGTCATTATCTACAACACAAGACATCTAAGTATCTAGAGTTTATCCCAGATTACCAACTTGACAACGAATATAATggagaatgaaacaaacaaacaaacaaataatcaGTTAAACATTCTGGGAAATGTGATTATTATGTTCAGGTTAGATGAGAATATTGATATCACTCTTGTGCTCTTGTGCATTAAAAATTGAAGGTGGAGCCAGGAGGTGATTAGCATGTACACTTTAGTAAAGCACACACATGCTTTAGTGCTGGAGTCACTGTCCCCCTGCCCTATGGAATGCACGTCTCTTTGTGCTGTTTCAGTACCAGTGTTGGACAGTTGGAAAAATTCAGATTAAAGCAGTCCTTTCCCACATATTACATATTCTACATCCTAAATCATACAAGTCCTGTTTAATATGTTACATCACCAAAGAAGTCCAAATTTGGCAAAACGTTTCCTTATAGGTTAGTAGCGCAATGAATTTTAGCTCAAAATGTTCCTGGTTGGGGCAtcagtagcgtagtggatagtgccggtgccccatgtacagaggcaccTGAACCAAACTGTAGTGGCACTCTCTAATTTTAAAGACAGTCTCTCTCTGTACGTACCAAtccccatactaccatactctATAATATGctagaaaaagatttagtatgtccacatacatagtatgtcaaatgcagtatgccaaaaataccaggttGTTCTACTGCATCTGGTCTGATTTTGaggtatgcaagccagcatgcttttcggGCTACCCTAAGCCACAATCCTCTGCGGAGGGGACGATGTGTCGCATGGACTAAGCTGCAAACAGGTGACAGCTGACAGCCGTCAGAAGTTGCAATGACGGATGACAGCGCAatcaagtaactgatgaccagtcgagtagtaataataggaatattgattgtttcagtgaacaaaataatcataaatattacaaacaacaaaaggacctataactataaaaataacaatactacagagaactgcagatgtaacTTCACTGctgcaaatacaacatgttggaatctacaatctgtgccGTTATAACTAGTTGAATTACATACAttacaaagtaacaacagcagagctctctggTGGACTCATGccgttttgttttatctccatggcaatggatataaaagcaagaaggtcaaagttcaggatATAATGTAATGAGAGAGTAGTATGTCCCGATTTTGttcatactgcatgcaacagcacgtactttttaagggcagctgtaGTACCTACTTAAAGTCAAAAGTCACAGTTTCTATATAGAGACTGTGAATTTCTGTGTTTTgatactttcacagtatttatgTAGCACCTATACCTGCTTTAGATAGAAATGGaaatatgactttttataaCATGGGGCCTTTTAAACAGTGCATGTGCAACTTTAAAGCATGCATGCAACTTACTAATGTGCGTGTGCagtaatgtgcatgtgtgattCATAGCGCATGTATATGCTTTATAAAAGAAATTCCTCTATCACCTCAGCAGCTAACCTAGCTCTctccaaagaaaaacaaaatgcatacCATTACCTCTAAAGCTGATAAATTAACctgctatatcttgtttgtttaatctgttcaTTAACAGAATTGTAAAAGCAAATCACTGCACAAAACTGCTTAGTGGACAGATAAACTGATGCTCCTGATACATAGTTTTACACATCATGAGAGTGGCATCAATCTTCTCAACTAATTTTGTCCCTTTTCTTTTGATCTCCTACCAGTAACCATCAGTATGGAGGCCTTCTACCTGGTATGGACACTAATTTCTGCAGCTCCTTCTTCAGACGCGTGATCTCCTTGCACAGCTGAATGTCATCCATCCTTCACAGGCATGACggaacaaaagaaacacataaaAGACTTATGTAAGTGCTCCACATGCTGCTTATCAGTTCACTTTCTACCTTGAAAAGGGAGAAAAGAGTGGAACCTTGACTCTGCTGCACGGAAAATGAAATTCAAACAGAGAAAGCTTCTTATCGATCTCATATTTCAcacaggagatgacacaatCTTCATTGAGGAGACATCCCTGCGGCGACTCTGAGCCAGATAGCTTTCACTCTTAGTCTGTATCACGCTCTGTCTCTTTCAATGGCCCTTCAACTCAGAGGATCATCACTGACACTGAGGTGGGGTGGAAGACCCTCTGTACCCTCCTCGTCTGACGGGAGTCAGAGGCCCTCACGTGACCCGGCATCACAGCAACCGAGTCTTTATTTagaaacacacacgcaaacaggCACTCACAGGGTcgcacacgcactcacacacgtTACACACATTCATCAACGTCAGCAGAGTGAGAGAGCCTCGCCACCATGCCTCATCTACCTGTCATGTAAGATGCTCTCCACAGACGTGTAGGTGGAGGAATGGCCATGAGGTCTGGAATACAAATGATGCGCTTTACTTAACGCTTCAGAAGAGAACACACCTtgtagtttgtttgtctgtggagtgcagggggagaaaaaaaaacaaggtgctTCAGATCGTGACtgtccatctccatcctcttcccctccacctcctcctcctccttcagtcTCTTATTCTCCCATTTTATCTGCTTGACTCTTGCTTACTGGCCCACACAAGCCACTCCTCACATCCCCCCGCTGTCTGAGCAGCGGACTGCCTATCTTTCAAAGGAGTAGATGAATAAATATCCATGCATTAGCCTGCTTCGCGGAAGCAAAGGTAAAGCCATTGAAATTATAATGGAGGCCAGCTCGGGGTGTGATGGAAAGAAATGAGGAGAGGGAATAGACGGCAATGCTGCTGGGAGATGTGTTTCTGATATAGAGGTGCACTCTAGAATAGTTTAAATGATTCCAACTGCATTTGGTGGGAAAAGTCTGAAGATGGATGCAGTTCACCAGTGAGGTGACAGTTTGCGTGCTCTGCTTTGTTCTGGCTTGACTAGGTGTCAACTAAAGTATCAAAGTGTCAATTTTTTTGGACTGATTAATAAACTTAATCTTTACTTTTTTCAGGTTTCTCACAGCCATCCCACATGTCTGGTGCAGACAGTCGTGGCTGCTAGGTTATGGCAAAAAACTTGATACAGTTATTTTGGTCGGTGGCAAggtggatagtgctggcgccccatgCACAGAGGCATTGCTTCACTGCGGTGGCTGCAGGTTCGGTTCCTgtttgtggccctttgctgcgtgtcagtccccactctctctctgtctccccatttcacttaggggcctgtcaattaaaggcaaaaagcccacaaaaataatctgaaataCAAAAAATTGAGATCACAAATATTACAATGATTACAGAGTGACTTTAGAAACATACATTAATTGAACTTGTGAAGGAAAGCGGTGTGCTGGAgtgaacagaaaataaaacaagagcACAATAGTGAAACAGAATGCTGCACAATAATCATTTAATCTCAATTATGTTGTTTTCATAATAGCCAAAATCATAATTAAAGATAAAATTTGATGAATTGTCCATCCCTACCTTGgacctagactcacaagtcagtctttagacgctttgcttaactaaagactgatgtctttctccctgattttgtgtttagatgggcggatacaatttcagagtttaaagaaactccctacgttgcagaaccaatagtaaatctgcagggcggtcctttggtggctcgctgagctcttgtgctcgtaaacacaGTCCGACTGGGtataaagttttaaacaaagtcactgtaagtccttcatttccacaatcttgtggactgagcacacgtttgataaaacagagttaaatctctcggcatccattttcaggctctctgtgtgtttgtttccttgtggacgagaaaagggggagtgcacatttccgagaaggcgtgtccttttaaaaaatgcaagaagcgttgctttgttgccggccgtgtccccagactatcagaaggcggagatctctgattgtctggtggcaagaCTACCTTGGACCAAACATGACCAAGATGCAGTTGCATTTATGGCATCTTAAAATGTTTACTCAATTTTTCATGGAAGTTTTGCAGAGATCCTTGGTTAATCTTAATGACTTTGATGGTCCAATTGCCTTTAATCCAACAACACCAATACATCAAAATACCCACTTGTCCAAAATAACATCTGCCTGTTAATGTGCTAATGTTAACATTAAAgagatagttcgacattttggcaaattcgcctattgctgtaatccctatagtcatatgagcaggtacattacctttaattatcaGTGCCTGTTGTTCTGAGCtcagtggggcagagctgcctaCTGCTCAgcgcacaaaatggaggtgaacggtacggccccctctctccctcaaaactaatcaaatacaccatcaaatgactccaaaacacccttgtggacaacttgtagcttacacattcaccacgctatgaaataaaaatgtaatattacgagacagagttgttttgaagccaaatgcagagccggaactacattccagacatacagtacgtgctgggcggagtgatttcaaacagcgtatgtttagtgcagttagttgttccgagtatttgctttatgtgtcgtaatgttacttaattatacattattatttcatagcgtggggaatgcgcaagccaattaaaggtaatgtacctactcatttgactatagggattacggcaataggtgaatttgccaaaatgtaagCTGAAAGCACAGCTGAGTTTCAATACGGCTTAAACAGATGGAAAGCTGGGTCAGTTCTGATATTGTAGAGCTGAGCCTGAGGTGTCCTAATCGACCACAGCGCAAGGTCAGAACACTGATATTAAACAATTCTGCAAAGTCACGGATTATATTCAGTGATAATGATTTGTAACGTCCGGCGCCAACCTATTTTAaaattctttctttctgtgCATGGTAACTAAGGCTAAGGAAGGATTATGTTATGGTTCAAATAAGTCCAGGCAATTGGTTAAGGTTGGGGAAAGACCATAAAAATAATCCAGGTCTGTGAAGGGGAGCAAACAGCAGTGTCCGATAtgacagacacatacacactcaggGCCCACTGCTTTCTGCTCTGGCACTGAACTCAGACCAGCATTAAACATAATTATGCTTTACCATTTTACTGTAAATCTGGAATCTGGTTTGCTATTGCTGGTCCTGTTATGTCTCCAGTATGCACACTGGCTGAGGATGGCATGACATCAGATAAAAGCAAGGTGTTGGTGTTGTCGAGCCACTCACATGTATCTGAGCTCTGACTCCCTCCTGACCAGGATGTCTCTGATCCTCTCAATCTTAAAAAGCTCCCCCTCAATGTCGTCCACGGTGATGGTGGAGTCTGCCATGGACACCACGTCGTCCTCTgaggggcagagagagagagggacagctTTTAGTCTTGCTGAATGTTGCATTAGCCTCTGTACTGAACAAAATGTAACATGTCtgacacaaaaatattaaagtacATTGAGATTATTTGCAGTTTGCGGCACACTTCCTCAACTGACATAACACTgaggagcatttttttttctttttttttttttgaaatccAATTTCCAGTATCCACTTTGGCACCGCAGAACAATAACTGTGTATGAATATGCATTTTAAACTGTATAAAGAGCTGCAGCAGATGTACTTTGAAATAGCTGCTTGATGAGGAGCAGAGCGTCACAGCCAAATTACCATGTGTCAGTGGTTGGCACGACTCACAcgcctctccctccctccctctccctctagctcacacactcacacacacacacacacagtgattaaTCGCATAGACCCAGGATGGGTCAGCCCAGGAAATAAGCTTCCCCCCAGCATGGctgtcagacacacactgcagtccTGTCTACCCTGTCTCTGTATGCTGTAGACAGATACTTCACTGTTCAGTCATTCAGTGTCAATATTTCGGCAAAACCTAATCAGCCACAGATGTAATCAGCCACACACAGTATGCACAGAATCTTAGGAGATGATTCGCCGTACAATCAATTAgtcaactgacagaaaattaattggccacaattttgaaaaattatatcattgttttggtcatttatcaagcaaaaactCCAAACGTTTCTGTTTCCAGCTTTCCCAGTGTGAGGATTTTCCCCTTGttggacatttttcactatttacAGACTAAACAACTGATTgattaactgaaaaaaaaaatcaataaagtaacttagttgcagccctgcttctaaaacacatttttaatagGTGCAAGTAAACAATGTAATCAGTGGTAAACGTAAGCACAGAGGCAGTTACATGTGACACAGCACCTCACTTGGATAATGAAGAAGTCTctaattacttttattataatttCAACATTGTAGTTCAAAATCTGACTGTGGAACAACATTACAGAGGACACATTATGCTCACTTTCAGGTTCATACTACGTATTTTGGGTTTGTACAAGAACATGTTtgcatgctttaatgttcaagcaacactttattttcttaataCTCTCTATGCTGGAACACTTGTGTTCACCCTCTGAAATGctgttttagcacctgtctctttaatcTCTGTTTaatcatcaataaaatcttctaaaccaaaatctttacaACCAAACGTTCCAACAGGAATATGGTCCAAgactggggagaaattaacaacattggcAAACAATAATTACAGGTTTCCCTGACataacatgtagctacatgtagcagtgtaggctacatgcAGTATTGTGCATATGACCATATAAGGAAATCTGTCACAAGCTCATGTCAGCTTGTCTCAGAAGTAGAAAAAAagttggaaacagagtattcagaatggTCTGAAGCCTGGGGTTTTTGCTCACATGGACTACTTTACATATGTTAAACTCTTTATTTGAAcctttggccatgtttaatataaacatccgacactgtaacattatacatttgacagaaaataaggaaaaacatGATAGGTCCCCTATAAGTTAACATTTAGGAAAACTTAAGAGTGCATTATTCTTGCTAAGGAAAAGAGCCATGTGTGAATCTGAACCACCAGAGTGAAATTAAGGTAGAAAAAAATTTTTGTATCCAACTGAGTTAAAGACCTTTGTCACTTGTTATAATGATTACCTTTCTGGCTGGGCATCTTTACAATACACACAGCATGTGCTTGGCTAGTGCATTAGACATAATTAGAATAAATATACTGCAGGTAATAGTTATATAGTTGTCTCGAGTGTAATCAGAAGTCATTCAACAATTTAAAGTACCCTCCATTTCAGCGTGTTCATAGAAACAACAGAATGGCTCATAATTATTTCCACAGAACAATGAGACTGTAGTGAATAACCTCTGTAATattctctcacacaaacacagcagctctGCGTTCAAGCAATTAAATAATCATATACTGCACAGAGGATGCCTTGATGGCTCAGTGAAAAGTAATATCACACATAATGCAGAGTGTAAATCTGTCTCATTATGCATGTCACTCTACCTGCATTTCTCCTTTtatcctttcaaattaaacagACATTTCATAGTGAAAAGCCAATCCTCaatctaaaatacaacaaatatgAAACTATACAGTGTTTGCCAAACACATCTAAGCCACAATGTACAGCACTGTGTGGGCTTGCTCCAAGCTGCtctgtaatattttttaatgaatccGACCCAAGGCCCCTGGAAATGTTGGTATGAAAGGACATCAAAGCATTTCACACAGTGGCAACTATAcactgtgagcagcagcagcagctgcaataGAATCATAGCCACCCGTGTATCAAACATTTAACTGCAACCACCTCCAAAAAAAGCATTAGTTTTAGCCATGCAAATCAATATATATGACATTAGATTTAATTTACCCTGAGATCAAGTATGGTTGACCTTCCTCTGGTAGGTGTTATGACAGTCGGGACTTtacaatggaaaaaaatcaccccTGCTTGCTTTCAAATTGTTCTTTTTAGCACTGTAGCGGTCCTGGATAACTGTCGCCTCCCTGCAGAGAGCTGCACAACATGGGGGCTGAGACAAACATAACAAGGGAGATACCAATACAGCCACCAACTTACAGTCCCTGACTCTTCCTGGGGCCCTTAAATCCTCTTTTTACACACAGACCATTACTTAGAAGAGCTCTATGTAATATCTCTATTCTAGTCACATTTAGCCTGGGGCAAGGTAGGGCTGACTGGGTTCAAAGTGCTGTGAAGACACGTCCTCTGCACTGGCATGAAATCAGGCAGAATAGAAGTGGATCATAACAATTCAAGCTGAGATTGTATGACTTCGGGGTAGTAGTAAAAGCACCGTGGGAAGCATTAAGCATGCTTGCTGATAATTGCCAGTTTACATGGACTCATACGTATCCCTGCTGGTGTTACAGCTTTGTTTGGGGGTTTGCAACTGCAGTCTGCATTGTGTGACAGACAAAAACGGTTCCTGATGTACAGACACACATCTTTACACGGACGCTCTGTTACTATGACAAATCTGGCTGACGTCAATGTAGCGTCAACACAACCTTGACATCTCAGAGGAGAAAGCACTGAGCGAGGTGTTGCAGCAGGTCTATTTAACTGTTGATGGGATGAAAACTATAAAAAGACATACATTGAACTATACACCTTCCCATACGTTTCAGAAGTGTAAACTGAAGTCCAGTTAAACTCACTGCACTATAAAGTAGCAAATCCGACTGATTTCTAAGGATACtacattaaaatattatttcttgctgaaacacaagacaactgaaattttattcattttgtacAAGAAAACCAAAATATTCATAATTTCTACGTAAGCAGCTTCTCAAATGGCTACTTGAAGCTAGCTCTGGAAGCGAGTCAAttctccaacacattctcagtccGACCTCCTCACATTTTGATGTTTggtttccacgtccacatacgaagtgcaaggtaccctgggtgcattgcttgttgacattctgggacaccgtgtcaagttctgcctgttaattgtcttctttcaagatacac from Epinephelus fuscoguttatus linkage group LG3, E.fuscoguttatus.final_Chr_v1 includes:
- the LOC125886247 gene encoding bMERB domain-containing protein 1-like isoform X2; its protein translation is MEKKQGSSHQYGSLERTEWSRGTNKPEDDVVSMADSTITVDDIEGELFKIERIRDILVRRESELRYMMDDIQLCKEITRLKKELQKLVSIPDNDKSNEDRQKEEELLQQIHKLVETRDFLVDDVEFERLREKEEDKEMAEFLKSKFPRNMKKKGVPSRRVPPRAQQTSSPFTKTGLTLLRECCGFTCSIM
- the LOC125886247 gene encoding bMERB domain-containing protein 1-like isoform X1; this encodes MEKKQGSSHQYGSLERTEWSRGTNKPEDDVVSMADSTITVDDIEGELFKIERIRDILVRRESELRYMMDDIQLCKEITRLKKELQKLVSIPDNDKSNEDRQKEEELLQQIHKLVETRDFLVDDVEFERLREKEEDKEMAEFLKSKFPRNMKKKVWFLWASGVPSRRVPPRAQQTSSPFTKTGLTLLRECCGFTCSIM